In the genome of Yarrowia lipolytica chromosome 1B, complete sequence, the window TTCGTCGACACCTGCATCAGTCATTCCCTGGGCGTAACCTGTCATGTCCTGTTGGAGCATGGCTCGCACatccttggtctcggtgAAGTACTGCTTGTAGACCTCCTGAGAGCCGAGTAGGCcgccctcctcggcagAGTACCAGTGGAACTCGACTGTGTTCTCGGGCTCAAAACCGGACTCCATGAGAACTCGGAAAGACTCGAGAATGGTAACAGTTCCAGATCCGTCGTCATCTGCACCGGGCGCAGCAAACAAAGAAGGAGCAATGAGATTGGTAGAGTCCTGATGCGCACCCACGACAACAATAGTATCAGGGTTTTTAGAGCCCTTTAGTCGTGCAATAATACTAGGCTGGCCCCAAGGATGCGCAAAGTACTCCACAGTGGGCTTCTTGTTGCCACCCTTGTATCCGTGAGCCAGCTGGTTAACCTGCTTGTACAGCCACTTGGCGGACTCACGCCCGGTCTGCGACTTGTAGTATCGGGTAAAGAAGTCAGTGAACTCGGCAAGGTTGCTGCGCATGTTATCTGTGTTGATTTCGTCAAGCAGAAGAGCAaccttgtccttgtactGGGGAGAGTCGGGGAAGGTAACGTTAACGGGGGGAACTTCTTCGGATGCTCGAATCTGGTCCTCTCCAGTCACATCAAAGAACCGGACACCCTGTCGCTTGAGAACCAgcttctcagcctcggTCATCCAGGTTCTGACACCTGGGGCGGTCTCCACAAGTCGCAATTCATCTCGGTCGGGCAGGGAAAGAAGGCCTTCGTCATAGTTGAGACGCTGAAACTCCTCGGACTGCTGAATCAGCATAGCAGTAGACCGAAGCTCCTCCTGAGCAGGAGCTGCGAGGGCCACAGAGCCCAGAATGGCAGAAATAGCGATTGTTGAGAGTTTCATGGTGAGTGGCGAGTGTAGTGTAAGTGGCACAATTAGATTATGCAAGTGCCATATGTATCAGATGTGGGGTGGTGGGTAGAGAGACCCTAATTAGGGAGTGTTAAATCGGGAAACAGCGGTTAGGTTTGACCCAACATCCTGATACGGTAATTTCAAATACCCTGGTCTGTCATCATCTTCCGAAGCTTCAAATATTCTCTTCCTGGACACTTTCCATCTTTATAATAGGCCATGGTCTCAATAAAGGTCACTGGGATTAGATTATGGAATGGCAACCAAGCTCTCAAGGGTTAGGGCAATCTGTCATGAGAGCGTTGACCCTGAAAAGTAAAGGTTGCTCACTACACCGACTTAATACCAAAACAGAATCTTAACTTGTGTCAATGATACTGTAGTGTGTTTGGAAACAACACCTGCGAACatgttacaagtaccgtgtacagtagctacttgtacatgtaaGCAATTCAGCTGATCGATGTTTGaagtctacaagtagtatgGTACAGCATTTAGGAGATTTAATTGCCGCAATagtactacttgtagagtgccgaagaagacgactgAAATTGTAACTAACCCACAAGTAGAAAGTGAATTAATCCCATAAGTGGCTTTATTAATGAGGAGGGAAGGTAAGTATGATATACTATAGAGATACTAAAAGATGTACAGAGAGGTACTAAATCTTAACTTCGACGAATCAAACAAgttactacaagtacatactgtacttgtagatcagTACGCCTTAAAAATCATCTTTATTAGTAATCATATGCACTGGCAAATCTCGGATCGGATAATCGGAGTGTCTCCGTAATCTTTGTTgcgatacttgtacgcgTCAGTAGTTAGCAAGCTCGATACAGTTCATTGTGGATTTACTAAGCGAGCATTTCCATCCCAAGTAAccttgtgtttgttttattagtaatattcgtgtaagcgtacattcatttcaaaggttattctttcacagcaaagttataattaaatgaatgtatatgcagaaaaaaaagtttaCATACGCAATAACATCAGAAGTCTACAACCATTgtttctacaagtacaagtgcaagtacacCCGTAAGGGTTGGCGAGCTCATTCTTAAATCaagactacttgtagttgtagctATCGTGTACCACGTGGTGTCTTCGTGCGATATCAAATTTCCAGCATAGCCGCGTATGACAAGCACCATCGTTTTTGCATGTTAGGCTAAATTGCAGGCTGTGCACAGGCAGtgattactgtactgtcTTATTGTGGTACGATGAGTGGACATGATATAGTACCACTGCATCTCTCTTGGTACAGAAGCTAACTTTGGCCCCTTACACACATTCCATGACGTGATGATTTCTCCATTTGAAAGGTGGTGTCATACCTTGCATAATCATAGCAGGGGGATCCATGAAGGATACCCCGAGCCAGCCATCGGCCTATATAAAATAACAAAATCCACTGGATCAGGACTGCTGCATCCTCAGGATTCTCACAGTGGTCCAAGTACATATTTTCCGAGCCCGTTACTTTTATTTCTTATTACCCCTATCCCTGGCATTATCGTCCATGTAATTGGACCGTTACATTTAGACACGATACATACGACATTAGCGAGCAGGTTTGGAAGAAAATAAGGTTTCGTGATTGTGGACGAGGTTCCAGAAGAGTTTAATTTATCCTTCCATTTCTACTTCATCTTGTCTGGTGCTCtcaacatctacaactGGTCTCTCACTCAAGTCCACCACAACATGATCATTCTCACGAcgctcaacaacatgggAATTCCCGTGGAAGGCTGGCACATTCTTGCTGGCCTGGCCATCCTTGCTGTCATCACAGAGATCTACGTTATTGGGTCACAACTTCTGGCTCGACGAAACAAGACTCTGGCCCCTATGGCCTTCTACTGGATCCCCTGGGTTGGATCATCTATCCCCTATGGTATCGATCCCTACGAGTTCTTCGAGGACTGCCGAAACCGTTATGGTGACGTGTTTTCCTTCTACATGCTTGGTCGTGTCATGACCGTGTCTCTGGGCACTAAGGGCCACGAGTTTGTCTTCAACTCCAAGCTTGCAGACGTGTCTGCGGAGGAGGCTTACACTCACCTCACCACCCCTGTTTTCGGCACCGGTGTTATTTATGACTGCCCCAACTCTCGACTTatggagcagaagaagttTTGCAAGGGTGCCCTCACTCGTGATGCCTTTCGATCCTACGTTCCCAAGATCGTTGAGGAAGTCACCAACTTTTTTGCAGTTAACTTTGAGGGTAAGACCGGTAAGGCAGATGTCATGACCACTCAGCCTCAGATGACCATCTTCACTGCCTCTCGGTGTCTGCTAGGTGACGAGATCCGATCCAAGCTTAACGGTGACTTTGCCAAGCTTTACTCCGATCTTGATAACGGCTTCACTCCTATTAATTTCGTTTTCCCCAACCTTCCTCTGCCCTCTTATCGAAAGCGTGACCTCGCCCAGCAAAAGATTCGTGATACATACATGTCTGTCATTCAAAGACGACGAATGGAGAAGGACGTCCAGGACCGTGACCTCATCGACGCTCTGCTCAAAAACCATACTTACAAGGATGGTAAGCGAATGACTCCCCAGGAAATTGCCCACCTCCTTATCGGCGTTCTAATGGGCGGTCAGCATACCTCTGCTTCAACTTCTGCTTGGATGCTTCTCCGACTTGGTCTCGACCCTGCTATCCAGGATGAACTCTACCAGGAGCAAGTTGATATTCTTGGTGAGGCTGACGGATCATTCCGACAGCCTACATACGAGGACATTCTGACTATGACCAAGCTGCAGAataccatcaaggagacgCTTCGTCTGCATATGCCCATCCATTCTATCTTCCGACAGGTCATGCGAGATCTGCCTGTCCCCGGTACCTCGTTTGTCGTGCCCAAGGGCCACTTTGTCATGGCCTCCCCTGGTTACTCACAGCAGGCCGAGCGATACTTCCCCAATGCCAAGAAGTTCGATCCTCGTCGATGGATGACTCCTACAGAGAAGATGGCCGAGTCCGAGACCGACGCTGAGGCCGGCGAGACTGTCGATTACGGATTTGGTGCCATCTCCAAGGGTGTCTCCTCCCCTTACCTTCCCTTTGGAGGTGGCCGACACCGATGCATTGGCGAGCAGTTCGCCAACTGCCAGCTCACCACCCTCATGTCTTGCTACATTCAAAACTTCAAGTGGACCGTCCCTGAGGGCTCAAAGCTTCCTGCTGTTGACACCACTTCCATGATCACGCTTCCTGTCCATCCCTCCTATATTGTGTGGAGCAAGCGAGAGCGTAACTAGATTATATGTAAAATAATACCTTCGGACTATATTAATAATAAACGAGTAATTGAACCTGCAGTTACATTAATTTTGACATTGACTATAAAACAAACCcccgtcttctcctttctATATTCGGCTTTTGTTAGTTTAGACCCCATAAACTCTCTTGGCCCCCCAGTAGGAGGCGATAGCAAAGAAAAACAGCGATGCCGTGATTCCCCAGAACCAAACGGTGCCTTTATGTTCTTGTCCAGGAACAATGACGTTCATACCCCATAGACCGGTGACAATGTTCATCGGAAGCACAATAGTACCGAGGACAGTAATCTTACCCAGTACATCGTTTGTATCGTTGTTGATCTTCGTCATATCGATATTGACTTGGGCCAGACAGTTGGAATGCGCTCGAGCAAGAATCTTTTCGAAATGGTTGACAGACTGAACCATAGTCACGATATGGTCCTGAATATCGCCCAGATAAAGGCCGATTTCACTTCGGGGTGCAACCTGCCATTGCTCATTGCACCGCTTCGCGAAGCCCTTGATCACATCAGCTTTGTTTCCAAGAAGCCGAGACAAGGACATGACCTTCTTTCGGGTCTCTCCAATTCGGTACAGATTATCACCCTTATTTTTCAGTCGAATGGTAGAGGTTGTGGTCGTGGATGACatggaagagagagaacgCAAGTCGTCGGCGATACCACCGAACCCACGCCTCTGTCGCCTGTCAAGCTCATCTTCGTAGGTGTAGAATTCAGTCTCCTCATCATCGGAAGAATCCGCACCTGCATGGAGTTTGAGAATATCGTTTTCAATATCATCCACTTCTTCCTGGATCGAATCGATCATGGGCTGGAAGGCATCCGTGATGTCATCGATAATGGCATACGAAATCCAGTCTGAGGAAACAGTGAGGTAATCACGCAGGAGCCGTGCACGTCGACGCACATTAACGGGATGAACTGTAGGCAGAAAATGGAACGTCAGCACACCAAAGTGGAACACGATGATATACATATTCAGAGGTTTGAGCTGTCGATTGTGCTTGTGGGCCCGTTTCTTCGACGCCTTCGATGAGATGCTGCTACCTTTCTTCTTAGTTCGCAAAACATCAAACGATCGGAAACAAATGAGATAGTAGTTTCTGAAGAGCTCCACCTTCTCGCGAGTTTCACCCAAGAAAATATCCTCGGTTGTGAGTGGATGGATACCGAATGCCTTCGACAAGACCTTCATCTCTTCCTCAGTGGGGTTGAGCACATCCAGCCAGAAGGGAGTATCGGAGGGCTCAGGAGTGGCATGCGCGGCAGGTCCCGTAGTTGTGTGGGAGCTCTGACCACTAATGCTACCGTTGTGATCTCGGGGTGTCTTTTCTCCTCGGTCACCGACACTGTTTCCCCTCTCCCTGTCTCCACTTGAACCTGTGTGCTGACTCTGGACTTTCGAAAGTACCAAATCCCGAGGTGCGTCTTTGGAAGATGATCTACCTTCGTTTCCACTTCTGTCTCCAGGAGTTGGCGTAGATGCTCTTGTCGGTACTGAGTTTCGTTCA includes:
- a CDS encoding uncharacterized protein (Compare to YALI0B05104g, similar uniprot|Q04033 Saccharomyces cerevisiae YDR415c), producing MKLSTIAISAILGSVALAAPAQEELRSTAMLIQQSEEFQRLNYDEGLLSLPDRDELRLVETAPGVRTWMTEAEKLVLKRQGVRFFDVTGEDQIRASEEVPPVNVTFPDSPQYKDKVALLLDEINTDNMRSNLAEFTDFFTRYYKSQTGRESAKWLYKQVNQLAHGYKGGNKKPTVEYFAHPWGQPSIIARLKGSKNPDTIVVVGAHQDSTNLIAPSLFAAPGADDDGSGTVTILESFRVLMESGFEPENTVEFHWYSAEEGGLLGSQEVYKQYFTETKDVRAMLQQDMTGYAQGMTDAGVDEHIGVITDFVSPDLTVFVKSVIDTYCDIPYVDTQCGYACSDHASATKYGYPSSFVIESGFQYTSKFIHTTKDTLDRLSFEHMRQHAKLTIGYAYELAFAKLEKH
- a CDS encoding uncharacterized protein (Compare to YALI0B05126g, similar to Saccharomyces cerevisiae ERG11 (YHR007C); ancestral locus Anc_5.588, similar to uniprot|P10614 Saccharomyces cerevisiae YHR007C Cytochrome P450 51 (EC 1.14.14.-) (CYPL1) (P450- L1A1) (Sterol 14- alpha demethylase)), which gives rise to MIILTTLNNMGIPVEGWHILAGLAILAVITEIYVIGSQLLARRNKTLAPMAFYWIPWVGSSIPYGIDPYEFFEDCRNRYGDVFSFYMLGRVMTVSLGTKGHEFVFNSKLADVSAEEAYTHLTTPVFGTGVIYDCPNSRLMEQKKFCKGALTRDAFRSYVPKIVEEVTNFFAVNFEGKTGKADVMTTQPQMTIFTASRCLLGDEIRSKLNGDFAKLYSDLDNGFTPINFVFPNLPLPSYRKRDLAQQKIRDTYMSVIQRRRMEKDVQDRDLIDALLKNHTYKDGKRMTPQEIAHLLIGVLMGGQHTSASTSAWMLLRLGLDPAIQDELYQEQVDILGEADGSFRQPTYEDILTMTKLQNTIKETLRLHMPIHSIFRQVMRDLPVPGTSFVVPKGHFVMASPGYSQQAERYFPNAKKFDPRRWMTPTEKMAESETDAEAGETVDYGFGAISKGVSSPYLPFGGGRHRCIGEQFANCQLTTLMSCYIQNFKWTVPEGSKLPAVDTTSMITLPVHPSYIVWSKRERN
- a CDS encoding uncharacterized protein (Compare to YALI0B05148g, weakly similar to uniprot|P35724 Saccharomyces cerevisiae YKL064w MNR2 overexpression overcomes manganese toxicity), encoding MPTRRNTFSLPYSGDAPKKLVNPNLAVFHSRRNSNGSSDSQRLLDHRDEGVTTSTPGGISGRKKKLKKMSSQSAINKGTPPKPSSSANQPRESSQLRAEHTNYNSFRRRLSSQQYLRPRRVSDSVVADDDEELSPLMYTDWDNDFDHYDLHSDFEGDSDLNSEPSSRRNSDASSLDDVCMFPPGSEEHHDDKPKVWPELSYLEEFAEQERKEDDETSSIGIVNEVSVSGPLRPKRVVPWKRGIKRQDSGIGTDFQFRFTYFREDLEATIHSQSISGLVKGGQSFADLFPERVEVEGSDKHEKFIPTERNSVPTRASTPTPGDRSGNEGRSSSKDAPRDLVLSKVQSQHTGSSGDRERGNSVGDRGEKTPRDHNGSISGQSSHTTTGPAAHATPEPSDTPFWLDVLNPTEEEMKVLSKAFGIHPLTTEDIFLGETREKVELFRNYYLICFRSFDVLRTKKKGSSISSKASKKRAHKHNRQLKPLNMYIIVFHFGVLTFHFLPTVHPVNVRRRARLLRDYLTVSSDWISYAIIDDITDAFQPMIDSIQEEVDDIENDILKLHAGADSSDDEETEFYTYEDELDRRQRRGFGGIADDLRSLSSMSSTTTTSTIRLKNKGDNLYRIGETRKKVMSLSRLLGNKADVIKGFAKRCNEQWQVAPRSEIGLYLGDIQDHIVTMVQSVNHFEKILARAHSNCLAQVNIDMTKINNDTNDVLGKITVLGTIVLPMNIVTGLWGMNVIVPGQEHKGTVWFWGITASLFFFAIASYWGAKRVYGV